GCGCGACGCTGAGGCGGTGACAGCGGCCTTGGAAGGTGCGGATGCGGTGGTGCATCTGGGCGGGGTCCCGGATGAGGCGCCGCTGCCGGAACTGCTGGAAGGCAATGTTGGGGGAACTCATAACGTGCTGGAGGGTGCACGTCGGCAAGGGGTGGGACGGGTCGTGCTCGCGAGCAGTAACCGGCTCACCGGCTTCTATCCGGTCTCGACGACCATCACGGTCGAGATGCCGCCGCGTCCGGACGGTCTCTATGGGGTGAGCAAGGTAGCGGTTGAGGCTCTGGGGCGTCTGTATGCGGACAAGTTCGGTCTGTCCGTGGTGTGCCTGCGCATTGGGAGCTTTGAAGACGCGCCGACCGAGCGACGTCATCTTGCCACCTGGCTGAGCCCGCGCGACTGCCTTGGCTTCGTCCGCGCCGCTCTCACCGCCCCAGACATCAACTTCGCGGCCGTCTATGCCGTTTCCGCCAATACGCGCCGGTTCTGGGACGTGGGGGCCGGGTCGGCTCTGGGATACACGCCCGTGGACGACGCGGAAGCCTTCACACCGCGTATTTCGCCGGAAGGGGACACAGTGGAGCACGATCTGCAGGGCGGCGCATACGCCAACACGGAATACACGCTCCGACACCTCTGAGAGGGCGATTCGTGAGTGGATGCCCCTTTGATCGCTTGTACTGCATGAGCAGGGCTGGTCACGGGCTTGTCGCCGGGTCACGGACGCGGTTGAGCGAACAATCCCGGCTCGGTCTCCACCAGAATGCCCAGGCTGACCAGGCGTTTGAGCTTGGCTCGGGTGTTCTCGATGTTCTTGCGCTCCAGGGGAAGGTCCAGGGCCAGGCAGAGGTTGCGCTCGTGTGGGCTGGCCTGCGCCGCTCATGAGGGTGAGGATCTGCTGGTAGGCGGGGTGATCGGGGACCACGGGCGCTGGTGGCGGCGGGGGTGCCGGATCGGGCTCGCCGGCCAGGACGAGCAGGGTCTTGCGGGTGATCCGGAGGTGATCGAGGTCCTGGTCGAGTTCCCGCAGGCGGCCGGTCAGTTCCTCGATCTGGTCTCGTGTCTGTTCGATCTGGCTGGTCAGGGTATTCTCGCGGGCGTCGATCCGGTCCAGCCGCCACATGCCGGGATCCGAGGCGTTCACGCTGAGCGCCAGGTGGGGGTGGAGGTGCCGGTCAGCCGGCGGGTCATCACGTCGGTCATCGCCGAGTACACCCGCGATTCGGAGCTGGCCGGATCGTGTTCGTAGTCGCGCACCAGGCGCCGATGCAGCGACATCGTGCCGTAGGTCTGCTCCACCACCCGCCGCTTGGGCTGAGGGACGAACCCGACCTCGGCGGGGTTGCGCTCGACGATCTGCACGTCGATGCCGTGGGTGGCGCCGTGGGCCGCCACGCTGCTCTTGAAGCCTTGATCGGCCAGGGCGGTCTGGACAGCACATCCACAGCCAGTCCACGCTTGCGGCCCGGTACCTTCTTGGCCGCGTCCCGGCCGTATCCATGACGTTATGCGGTGCCCTTCGATCCGGGCAAGCGAATATCCCGCGGCCGTAGACTCGGGACATGACCGACACGCAGTGGCACGAGGAACTCCGTGCCAAGGGCTACCGGGTGACTCCCCAGCGGCAGTTGGTGCTCGAAGCGGTCAAGGAGCTCGAACACGGCACGCCGGAGGAGATCTGCGCCAAGGTCCGCGAGACCGCGCGCGGGGTCAACATCTCGACCGTCTACCGCACGCTGGAGCTCCTGGAGGAGCTCGGCATGGTGACGCACACGCATCTCAGCCACGGCGCGCCGACCTACCACCTGGCGGCCGAGGCCGACCACGTCCACCTGGTGTGCCGGGGCTGCGGCGAGGTCGGCGAGGTGCGGCCCGAGCTGGCCGAGGGGCTGGTCAGGGGGCTCGACGACGAGCTGGGCTTCGTCGCCGACGTGCACCACCTGACCGTCTTCGGCCGCTGCCGCTCCTGCCGCTGACCGCCTTCCGGCCCCGATGCGGCGGCGAGAGGCGGTGGGCGGGGCGGCGACGTGCGGCCGGGCGGATAACCTGGAGGACATGCGTAGCCCTCTGCTCGATCTCCCCGGCGCCGTCCCCGCCGAAGCTCCGGACGCCGACGTAGCCGCGCACTACGGCGACCTGTTCGCCGAGCAGCGCGCGCTGGCCAAGGGGGAGGCGGTCGTCGACCGCAGCAACCGCGAGGTGGTCCGCATCTCCGGGGCAGACCGGCTGAAATGGCTCAACGACCTGACCTCCCAGAAGCTCGACACCCTCGCGCCCGGTGAGTGGACCCAGACGCTCGACCTCGACCTGCAGGGCCGCATCCTCCACCATCTGACGCTGGTCGACGACGGGGAGAGCGTGCTGGCCCACGTCGAGCCGGGCACCGCCGACAGCCTCGTCGCCTATCTCGACCGGATGCGGTTCATGCTGCGCGTCGAGGTCTCGCGCGCCGACGACCTGGCGGTGCTCTCCTCGGCCGCCGAAGACTTCCTGGTGCCGCGCGCCGAGCTGGCCGAGCACCTGGGCCGGCCGCTGGCGGGGCTGTGGGCGTACGAGGCGCTGCGCATCGAGCAGCACCGGCCACGGCTCGGCTTCGACACCGACCACAAGACCATCCCCCACGAGGTGGGCCTGATCGGCACCGCCGTGCACCTGACCAAGGGCTGCTACCGCGGCCAGGAGACGGTGGCCCGGGTGCACAATCTCGGCCACCCGCCGCGCCGGCTGACCTTCCTGCACCTCGACGGCAGCGTCGACACGCTGCCGCCGCACGGGGCGCCGGTGCTGTTCGAGGGACAGGAGGTGGGCGTCGTCGGCTCGTCCGCCCGCCACCACGAGCTCGGCCCGATCGCGCTCGTCGTGCTCAAGCGCACGGTCCCGGTCGACGCCCCGCTTCTGGCCGGCGGCGTCGCCGCCGGCCAGGAGGTCATCGTGCCGCCGGACGCGGGCCGCAACGTCCAGATCGACCCGTCGCTGCGGCGTCGGGTGCGCTAGGGCCTCGGCCGTCACGGCACGGCCGAGGAGGGCGCCACCCGCCGCACGGGGCTGAGGATCTCCGGGAAGACGCCCGCCGCATGGGTCTGATGATCTACGCCCGCCGCCCGGATGGTGGCGGGCCGGGGTCAGACGTCCACGACGAGGGTGATCGGCCCGTCGTTGACGAGTGACACCTTCATGTCCGCCCCGAAGCTGCCCGTCTCCACGTGTGCCCCGAGAGCCCTCAGCTCGGCCACCACCGCGTCCACCAGCGGCTCGGCGACGGGGCCCGGGGCGGCGGCCTGCCAGGTGGGGCGGCGGCCCTTGCGGGCGTCGCCGTACAGGGTGAACTGGCTGACGACCAGCAGCGGCGCCCCCACGTCGGAGCAGGACTTCTCGCCGTGCAGGATCCGCAGACCCCACAGTTTGGCGGCGAGCTTGCGCGCCTCGGCGGGCGAGTCGGTGTGGGTGACGCCGACCAGCACCAGGAGGCCGGGCTCGTCGACGGCCCCGACCGTCCGGCCGTCCACCACCACGGAAGCCGACGTGACCCGCTGTACCACTGCTCGCATGGGATCCCATTCTGGCGCAGCCGGCGGCCTTCGTAGACTCATGCCGGAAAGGGGCGAGAAATGTCACTGGTGGTGGAGGTTGTCCGGTCCGGGTTCGTGGAGTCGCGGCACCAGGTCCGGATGCTGACCGTCGACGCGGACGGCCGGCCGGTGGAGGCGCACGGGGCGGTGCACGTTCCGGCGTCGCCGCGTTCGTCGATGAAACCCCTGCAGGTGCTGGGCATGCTGCGCAGCGGGCTGGACCTGGAGGGCGAGTTGCTCGCGCTGGCCTGCGCGTCGCACTCCGGCGAGCCGTTCCACCTGGACGGCGCCCGAAAGATCCTGGCCGGGGCCGGGCTGGACGAGTCGGCGCTGCTGTGTCCCGAGGACTACCCGGAGGACCGCACGGTCACCCAGCGGGCCCGCGTCCACATGAACTGTTCCGGCAAGCACGCCGCCATGCTCGCCACCTGCGCCGCCAACGACTGGCCGATCGCCACCTACCTGGAGCCCGCGCACCCGTTGCAGCGCGCGATCCGCGCCACGGTCGAGGAGCTGACCGGCGAGCGGGTGGCGGCCACGGGCGTGGACGGCTGCGGCGCGCCGCTGCACTTCGTGTCGATGGCCGGCACGGCCAGGGCCTTCCGGGCGTTCCCGCTGGGGGAGGCGGGCTCGTCCGAGCGGCGCGTCTACGAGGCGATGACGGCCCACCCGGAGTGGACGTCGGGCACGCACCGCCCGGAGACGGCGCTGATGAGGGCCGTGCCGGGGCTGATGCTGAAGGCCGGCGCGGAGGGGTTCGAGGCGTTCGCGCTCGGGGACGGTCGCGCGGGCGTCGTCAAGGTCGAGGACGGCGCGTCGCGGGCACGCACCCCGGTGACGGTGGCGGCCCTGGGATCGCTCGGCGTCGAGGTGCCGGACCCGCCGGCCACGCCGGTCCTGGGCGGCGGCGGGGTCGTCGGAGAGATCCGCCTCCAGCGCGCCTGACGCAACCATCGATCGGGTCACGCGCGGGGGCCGGTGGCGTCCCGGAGGAGGGCGGCGATCCGCATCTGTCCGCGGCCGACCGCGTGCTCGAACGGGGTCACGCCGTGGCCGTCGGCCAGGTGCGGGTCGGCCCCGGCGGCCAGCAGCAGCCGGACGATCTCCTGGTACGGCTCCGACCCGTCACCTAGGACGACGGCCTCCAGCAGGGCGGTCAACCCCAGGTCGTTGACGTGGTCGACGTCGATGCCGGTCCTGAGCACCTCGCGCACGTAGTCGACGTGGCCGCGTTCGCAGGCGGGGATGAGCGAGACGCCGCCGTAGCGGTTGGTGATGGTCAGGTCGGGGCCGGCGGGCAGCAGCACCCGCATCATGGCCACGCTGCCGGTCACCCCGGTCACCAGCCACGGCGTGTCGTGCTGGGAGTCGAGGGCGTTGGGGTCGGCTCCGGCGGAGACCAGGATCTGCGCCACCTCGACGTGGTCGGCGGCGGCGGCGAGCAGCAGCGGGGTGCGCCGCCGGGCGTCGCGCGCCTCCACGTCGGCGCCCTCGGTCACGGCCTCGCGCACGGCGGCGGCGTCGCCGATCGCGGCGGCTGTGAGAAGCTCTTCGTCGCGCACCCCTAGGTCCTTTCGCACCGGCCCCGCGGCCGCGGCCGCGCGCCGCGGACCGGCAGCCCCGCACCTGGACGGCTACCCACCCGGCCGCCCGCCGCACCACCTGCCGCCGACCTGCCGCCGGCCGGTCGCCGCACCTGCCACCAGCCACAGCATCCGCCGCCGGGCCCCGCCGCGTCCAGCGGCGTCGCCGAGTGGGTCACAGACTCCTGAACTGGCGCGTCGCCGAGATGGCCCCCGACGTCGTGGTGGTGAAGGTGCGCATCGACCCCGCGAACTTCGACAGGTCCCACTCGGCGGGCCCGTGGTACCAGTAGAGGTTGTCGGCCTGGCGCCCGTTGCCGGTGACCGAGGCGACCACCCGCGACCAGTGCTCCACCCCGTCGAAGATCACCGCGTACGGCAGGTAGCGGGAGAACAGCTCGACGCGGTGCTGCTCCGGCACCTCGCCCAGGTCGCCGGAGAAGAGATACTCGCGGAACGCCAGGGTGTGCGCCAGCGCGGCCGACCCCTTGGCGGTCTTGGCCGGCATGTACTGCCCGCCCACGGCCAGCGCCCCGCCCCCGATGACCACCGCGAGCCCGATCAGCCCGTACGTCGTCATCCAGGCCAGCGCCGCCGTGGCGAGCAGGCCCGCGACGATGAGCACCACGCCGAGCGTGGTCCACCGGGTGCGCTCGGTGTCGGGGCGGCGCGCGAACCAGCCCTGCCGCACCACGTCGTCGTAGAGGGCGTCGCGCACCTCGCCCAGGTGGCTGGTGAAGGAGCCGGACAGCTGCGACAGCGGCACCGCGTCCCGCCCGTCGAAGATCGCGTCGTGGAGCGCCTGCTCGTACGGCAGCAGCGAGCCGGGGGGCGCGGTGGGCAGCTTGACCAGCACCCAGTCGGGCGCGTCGTAGGTCTGCCGGGGCTGCTCGTCGATGCGGAGGTAACCGCGGACGGCCAGGTCCACGATGGTCGCCGTCACGTCGATCACGTCGGCCTGCTCGTCGACCAGGGTGCCGATCTGGCCCGGCCGCACTCCGTCGGGCGGGCTGAAATGGCCGTTCTGGACGGGCGCGACCACGCCCTTCTCGTGGTCGATGACCCGGGCGTCGCGCCCCCGCGTCCAGTAGAGCAGGCCGAGGCCGCCGAGCATGAGCGCCAGGAGCGCGGCGAGCGCGCCGCCGGTGACGGTGTCGAGGGTGAACGCGGTGGCCAGCGAGAAGCGCCGTTCGAGGATCGGCGCGCCGGACGAGGAACCCTCGGGGTAGCCGACGATGACGGTGAGCGCCTGGCCGGCCGCCAGGTTGTCCTGCTCGAAGACGGCCTCGGTGGCGCCGTGGTCCATGGAGGCGGCGGTGCAGCCGATGACGGAGGTCAGGTCGCCGGCGAAGCACGACAGGTTCTGCACCTGGCCGGGGCCGCTCACCTCGACGGTGGCCTT
The Nonomuraea muscovyensis genome window above contains:
- the ygfZ gene encoding CAF17-like 4Fe-4S cluster assembly/insertion protein YgfZ, which codes for MRSPLLDLPGAVPAEAPDADVAAHYGDLFAEQRALAKGEAVVDRSNREVVRISGADRLKWLNDLTSQKLDTLAPGEWTQTLDLDLQGRILHHLTLVDDGESVLAHVEPGTADSLVAYLDRMRFMLRVEVSRADDLAVLSSAAEDFLVPRAELAEHLGRPLAGLWAYEALRIEQHRPRLGFDTDHKTIPHEVGLIGTAVHLTKGCYRGQETVARVHNLGHPPRRLTFLHLDGSVDTLPPHGAPVLFEGQEVGVVGSSARHHELGPIALVVLKRTVPVDAPLLAGGVAAGQEVIVPPDAGRNVQIDPSLRRRVR
- the dtd gene encoding D-aminoacyl-tRNA deacylase; protein product: MRAVVQRVTSASVVVDGRTVGAVDEPGLLVLVGVTHTDSPAEARKLAAKLWGLRILHGEKSCSDVGAPLLVVSQFTLYGDARKGRRPTWQAAAPGPVAEPLVDAVVAELRALGAHVETGSFGADMKVSLVNDGPITLVVDV
- a CDS encoding ankyrin repeat domain-containing protein → MRDEELLTAAAIGDAAAVREAVTEGADVEARDARRRTPLLLAAAADHVEVAQILVSAGADPNALDSQHDTPWLVTGVTGSVAMMRVLLPAGPDLTITNRYGGVSLIPACERGHVDYVREVLRTGIDVDHVNDLGLTALLEAVVLGDGSEPYQEIVRLLLAAGADPHLADGHGVTPFEHAVGRGQMRIAALLRDATGPRA
- a CDS encoding transposase, with product MAAHGATHGIDVQIVERNPAEVGFVPQPKRRVVEQTYGTMSLHRRLVRDYEHDPASSESRVYSAMTDVMTRRLTGTSTPTWRSA
- a CDS encoding Fur family transcriptional regulator, which codes for MTDTQWHEELRAKGYRVTPQRQLVLEAVKELEHGTPEEICAKVRETARGVNISTVYRTLELLEELGMVTHTHLSHGAPTYHLAAEADHVHLVCRGCGEVGEVRPELAEGLVRGLDDELGFVADVHHLTVFGRCRSCR
- a CDS encoding asparaginase — encoded protein: MSLVVEVVRSGFVESRHQVRMLTVDADGRPVEAHGAVHVPASPRSSMKPLQVLGMLRSGLDLEGELLALACASHSGEPFHLDGARKILAGAGLDESALLCPEDYPEDRTVTQRARVHMNCSGKHAAMLATCAANDWPIATYLEPAHPLQRAIRATVEELTGERVAATGVDGCGAPLHFVSMAGTARAFRAFPLGEAGSSERRVYEAMTAHPEWTSGTHRPETALMRAVPGLMLKAGAEGFEAFALGDGRAGVVKVEDGASRARTPVTVAALGSLGVEVPDPPATPVLGGGGVVGEIRLQRA
- a CDS encoding DUF2207 domain-containing protein → MTGIRRVLAVVGAAVLALTSAPAMAGAGITDEITMTLRKDGTLHVVEKITGGSGELKRTFLTRTRHDDGNDRLYRIANVKGGKLAGDVLTVTAPATVEYDVKGAVTPAGQAQELRWFAVNGWNTPVAKATVEVSGPGQVQNLSCFAGDLTSVIGCTAASMDHGATEAVFEQDNLAAGQALTVIVGYPEGSSSGAPILERRFSLATAFTLDTVTGGALAALLALMLGGLGLLYWTRGRDARVIDHEKGVVAPVQNGHFSPPDGVRPGQIGTLVDEQADVIDVTATIVDLAVRGYLRIDEQPRQTYDAPDWVLVKLPTAPPGSLLPYEQALHDAIFDGRDAVPLSQLSGSFTSHLGEVRDALYDDVVRQGWFARRPDTERTRWTTLGVVLIVAGLLATAALAWMTTYGLIGLAVVIGGGALAVGGQYMPAKTAKGSAALAHTLAFREYLFSGDLGEVPEQHRVELFSRYLPYAVIFDGVEHWSRVVASVTGNGRQADNLYWYHGPAEWDLSKFAGSMRTFTTTTSGAISATRQFRSL
- a CDS encoding NAD-dependent epimerase/dehydratase family protein — its product is MGTSFGTVVVTGAAGRIGSVVRVGLRGEAERLVLVDRVGLAAQSPAEEVRQLDLRDAEAVTAALEGADAVVHLGGVPDEAPLPELLEGNVGGTHNVLEGARRQGVGRVVLASSNRLTGFYPVSTTITVEMPPRPDGLYGVSKVAVEALGRLYADKFGLSVVCLRIGSFEDAPTERRHLATWLSPRDCLGFVRAALTAPDINFAAVYAVSANTRRFWDVGAGSALGYTPVDDAEAFTPRISPEGDTVEHDLQGGAYANTEYTLRHL